The following are encoded together in the Flavobacterium sp. TR2 genome:
- a CDS encoding RNA polymerase sigma factor has product MKFEEIYKTYWDRIFRLCMGFVNDYDAAQDLAQETFIIVWQKLESFRNESSIGTWIFRIASNNCLRQIEKQKRFPKSELPAHLSEEKQQSIEPQIQFLYKCIAELPETDRIIISLELEDIKQNEIAKIVGLSEANVRVKIHRIKEKLTQKFKENGQR; this is encoded by the coding sequence ATGAAATTCGAAGAAATATATAAAACTTATTGGGACAGAATTTTTAGACTTTGCATGGGTTTCGTAAACGATTATGATGCCGCACAAGATTTGGCTCAGGAAACTTTTATAATTGTCTGGCAGAAACTGGAATCTTTTAGAAACGAATCGTCTATTGGAACCTGGATTTTTAGAATCGCTTCTAATAATTGTCTAAGGCAGATTGAAAAACAGAAACGTTTTCCAAAATCGGAACTTCCCGCTCATCTTTCAGAAGAAAAACAACAATCAATAGAACCTCAAATACAGTTTTTGTACAAATGTATTGCGGAGCTTCCAGAAACCGATCGTATCATAATTTCGTTAGAGTTAGAAGATATCAAACAAAACGAAATTGCAAAAATCGTCGGACTTTCTGAAGCCAATGTTAGGGTGAAAATTCATAGAATTAAAGAAAAACTGACTCAAAAATTTAAAGAAAATGGACAACGATAA
- a CDS encoding alpha/beta fold hydrolase, with protein MKKYIILIIAFLFSALCLNVFGQTKQFPFEVLKTGNGDQSIIFIPGFASSGDVWNETKAAFEKDFTCYTLTMAGFAGRKAQPNASFENWKNGIANYIKENNIEKPILIGHSMGGGLALAIAADYPDLISKIVVVDALPCLAALSDPAFKSKENNDCSATVNQMTGMTNDQFYDMQKKTMPRLLADASKLDMVVDWSVKSDRTTFGQMYCDFFNVDLREKIAQIKCPSLILLESYFINLKPAIEGQYKNLKTANFQYATNGLHFIMYDDTAWYMGQLNNFIKA; from the coding sequence ATGAAAAAGTATATCATCTTAATTATCGCATTCTTATTCTCAGCATTATGTCTAAATGTTTTCGGACAGACAAAACAATTTCCATTTGAAGTTTTAAAAACTGGAAACGGAGATCAATCTATTATATTTATTCCTGGCTTTGCTTCATCTGGAGATGTTTGGAATGAGACTAAAGCGGCATTTGAAAAAGATTTTACGTGTTACACGCTTACAATGGCTGGTTTTGCTGGAAGAAAGGCCCAGCCAAATGCTTCATTTGAAAACTGGAAAAACGGAATTGCCAATTATATCAAAGAAAATAATATTGAAAAACCAATCTTAATTGGCCATAGTATGGGAGGCGGACTTGCGCTTGCCATTGCAGCTGACTATCCGGATTTGATCAGTAAAATTGTGGTCGTGGATGCGTTGCCTTGTTTAGCAGCTTTGAGCGATCCTGCTTTTAAATCAAAAGAAAATAATGACTGTTCTGCAACTGTAAATCAAATGACGGGAATGACCAATGATCAGTTTTATGATATGCAGAAAAAAACGATGCCAAGACTTTTGGCTGATGCGTCTAAGCTAGATATGGTGGTAGATTGGAGTGTAAAATCGGACCGAACCACTTTTGGGCAAATGTATTGTGATTTTTTCAATGTCGATTTAAGAGAAAAAATCGCACAGATTAAATGTCCGTCATTAATTTTATTAGAATCTTATTTTATAAATTTAAAACCAGCAATTGAAGGTCAGTATAAAAATTTAAAAACAGCTAATTTTCAGTACGCCACAAATGGTCTGCACTTTATTATGTACGATGACACAGCTTGGTACATGGGGCAGTTGAACAATTTTATAAAAGCTTAA
- the leuS gene encoding leucine--tRNA ligase, with protein sequence MKYNPNEIEAKWQKYWAENQTFAAKNNSEKPKHYVLDMFPYPSGAGLHVGHPLGYIASDVYSRFKRHQGFNVLHPMGYDSFGLPAEQYAIQTGQRPEDTTRVNIDGGVDKEGKQIAGYRKQLDKIGFSFDWSREVRTSNPDYYKHTQWIFIQLFNSWYCRKQGKAFDISELVTVFEESGNALVEAVCDDNVAIFTADEWNSYSEERKEKILLQYRMTYLAETEVNWCPGLGTVLANDEIVNGVSERGGFPVIRKKMTQWSMRISAYAERLLEGLNDIDWSESIKESQRNWIGKSVGALVKFQVSSFKSEVDAQSDATLNVKPETNFIEVFTTRPDTIFGVTFMTLAPEHDLVAKITTAEQKAAVEAYIEKTAKRSERERMADVKTISGVFTGAYAEHPFTKEPIPVWIGDYVLAGYGTGAVMAVPCGDERDYAFANFFKGQNGMQEIKNIFANVDISEAAYGSKDNVEIANSDFLNGLNYKEGTKKAIAKLEEIGQGKGKTNYRLRDAVFSRQRYWGEPFPVYYVNGLPKMIDTQHLPIILPEVEKYLPTEDGLPPLGNAAVWAWDTNQNKVVNTDLVDNVSIFPLELNTMPGWAGSSWYWMRYMDAHNENEFASKEALAYWENVDLYIGGSEHATGHLLYSRFWNKFLKDKGFAPTEEPFKKLINQGMILGTTAYVYRLEGTNTFVSKNKIEGQNVQPIRVDVHFVNSSDELNIEKFKAWREDFNTAEFILDENGKYIVGREVEKMSKSYYNVVTPDDICAEYGADTLRLYEMFLGPLEQAKPWNTAGISGVFGFLKKLWRLYFDENGLIVNNDEPTKDNLKSLHKTIKKVAEDIENFSFNTSVSQFMICVNELSSQNCHSRAILEPLAILVSPYAPHIAEELWSKLGHTTSISEVAFPVFEEKHLVETNKEYPVSFNGKMRFTIELPLDLTKEQIEEIVMKDERTQKHLDGKTPNKVIIVPGKIINLVG encoded by the coding sequence ATGAAGTACAATCCAAACGAAATTGAAGCCAAATGGCAAAAATATTGGGCAGAAAATCAAACTTTTGCAGCAAAAAACAACTCTGAAAAACCTAAACATTATGTACTCGATATGTTTCCTTATCCATCTGGAGCAGGACTGCACGTTGGGCATCCGCTGGGTTACATAGCTTCAGACGTGTATTCTCGTTTTAAGAGACATCAAGGTTTCAATGTTTTGCATCCGATGGGATACGATAGTTTCGGATTGCCAGCTGAGCAGTATGCAATTCAAACAGGGCAGCGTCCAGAAGATACAACACGCGTGAACATTGACGGTGGGGTTGATAAAGAAGGAAAACAAATCGCTGGTTACAGAAAACAGTTAGATAAAATCGGATTTTCATTTGATTGGTCACGTGAAGTTCGTACCTCAAATCCAGATTACTACAAACATACGCAGTGGATTTTTATCCAATTGTTTAATTCTTGGTATTGCAGAAAACAAGGAAAAGCATTTGATATTTCGGAATTGGTAACCGTTTTTGAAGAAAGCGGAAATGCTTTAGTTGAGGCAGTTTGCGATGATAACGTGGCAATTTTTACTGCTGATGAATGGAACTCTTATTCTGAGGAACGAAAAGAAAAAATCTTGTTGCAATACAGAATGACTTATTTGGCAGAAACCGAAGTAAACTGGTGCCCAGGCTTAGGAACGGTTTTGGCAAATGATGAAATTGTAAACGGAGTTTCAGAACGCGGAGGCTTTCCTGTTATAAGAAAAAAAATGACACAATGGAGTATGCGAATTTCTGCTTATGCCGAACGCTTGCTTGAAGGTCTAAATGATATTGATTGGAGCGAATCTATCAAAGAATCTCAAAGAAACTGGATTGGGAAATCTGTTGGTGCTTTAGTTAAGTTTCAAGTTTCAAGTTTCAAGTCTGAGGTTGATGCGCAAAGTGATGCAACTTTAAACGTGAAACCTGAAACAAATTTTATTGAAGTTTTCACAACGAGACCTGATACTATTTTTGGAGTAACTTTTATGACTTTGGCACCAGAACACGATTTGGTTGCTAAAATTACAACTGCGGAACAAAAAGCTGCGGTTGAAGCCTATATCGAAAAAACAGCAAAACGTTCTGAGCGTGAGCGTATGGCCGATGTAAAAACCATTTCTGGTGTATTTACAGGGGCTTATGCTGAGCATCCATTTACAAAAGAACCAATTCCGGTTTGGATTGGTGATTATGTTTTGGCAGGTTACGGAACTGGTGCTGTAATGGCAGTTCCTTGCGGAGACGAAAGAGATTATGCCTTTGCTAATTTCTTTAAAGGTCAAAACGGGATGCAGGAAATCAAAAATATTTTCGCAAATGTTGACATTTCTGAAGCTGCTTACGGATCAAAAGACAACGTTGAAATCGCAAATTCTGATTTCTTAAACGGATTAAATTATAAAGAAGGAACTAAAAAGGCGATTGCCAAATTAGAAGAAATCGGGCAAGGAAAAGGTAAAACAAATTACCGTTTGCGTGATGCGGTTTTCTCTCGTCAGCGTTATTGGGGTGAGCCATTCCCAGTTTATTATGTGAATGGATTGCCTAAAATGATCGACACGCAGCATTTGCCAATTATTCTTCCAGAAGTGGAGAAATATTTGCCAACCGAAGACGGATTGCCGCCATTAGGAAACGCTGCAGTTTGGGCTTGGGACACCAACCAAAATAAAGTTGTTAATACTGATTTAGTGGATAATGTTTCAATTTTTCCTTTAGAATTAAACACAATGCCAGGTTGGGCAGGAAGTTCATGGTACTGGATGCGTTATATGGATGCGCACAACGAAAATGAATTTGCTAGCAAAGAAGCCTTAGCATATTGGGAAAATGTAGATTTATATATTGGAGGAAGCGAACACGCAACAGGCCACTTATTGTATTCTCGTTTCTGGAACAAATTCTTAAAAGACAAAGGTTTTGCTCCAACCGAAGAGCCATTCAAAAAACTGATTAATCAGGGGATGATTTTGGGTACGACGGCTTATGTTTACAGATTGGAAGGCACAAATACTTTTGTTTCTAAAAATAAAATCGAAGGCCAGAATGTACAGCCAATTCGCGTTGATGTTCATTTCGTTAATTCTTCAGACGAATTAAATATCGAAAAGTTCAAAGCTTGGAGAGAAGATTTCAATACCGCAGAATTTATTTTAGATGAAAACGGAAAATACATTGTAGGTCGTGAAGTAGAAAAAATGTCTAAATCATACTACAATGTGGTAACTCCAGATGATATTTGCGCTGAATACGGTGCTGATACATTGCGTTTATACGAAATGTTCTTAGGGCCATTAGAGCAGGCAAAACCTTGGAATACAGCCGGAATCTCGGGAGTTTTTGGTTTTCTTAAAAAATTATGGAGATTGTATTTTGATGAAAATGGTTTAATCGTAAACAACGACGAACCAACAAAAGACAACTTGAAATCATTGCATAAAACAATCAAAAAAGTAGCAGAAGATATCGAGAATTTCTCATTCAATACTTCGGTTTCTCAGTTCATGATTTGTGTAAACGAATTGTCTTCTCAAAACTGTCATTCAAGAGCGATTTTAGAGCCGTTAGCCATTTTGGTTTCGCCGTATGCGCCTCATATTGCTGAAGAATTATGGTCGAAATTAGGGCATACAACTTCAATTTCAGAAGTAGCGTTCCCAGTTTTTGAAGAAAAACATTTGGTTGAAACTAATAAAGAATATCCAGTTTCTTTCAACGGAAAAATGCGTTTCACGATTGAGTTGCCTTTGGATTTAACCAAAGAACAAATCGAAGAAATTGTAATGAAAGACGAAAGAACACAAAAACACTTAGACGGAAAAACTCCAAATAAAGTGATTATTGTTCCTGGAAAAATCATCAACCTAGTCGGTTAA
- a CDS encoding winged helix-turn-helix domain-containing protein, producing MSKDKKYSIEVRVWIEEAEGAFLGIGKIWLLENIRKTGSITNAAKEMKMAYRQAWQLVEEMNQRAKSPLVEKLLGGKGGGGARLTDAGERAIAVFYEVEKRIKDFAQKETQNLKF from the coding sequence ATGAGTAAGGACAAAAAATATTCGATAGAAGTCCGTGTTTGGATTGAAGAAGCTGAAGGCGCTTTTTTAGGAATTGGAAAGATCTGGCTTCTTGAAAATATCAGGAAAACGGGTTCGATTACTAATGCGGCAAAAGAAATGAAAATGGCTTACCGCCAAGCGTGGCAATTGGTAGAAGAAATGAACCAGCGTGCCAAATCTCCGTTGGTTGAAAAGCTTCTTGGAGGAAAAGGCGGCGGCGGGGCTCGATTGACTGATGCAGGAGAAAGAGCCATTGCTGTTTTTTATGAAGTCGAAAAACGAATCAAAGATTTTGCTCAAAAAGAAACTCAAAATTTAAAATTTTAA
- a CDS encoding TonB-dependent receptor, whose translation MNQKLYLLYVFISLKSFSQVQNSKTQDSIKKEELNEIVITASRRSEKLMHSPISIEQLKSAEAKIMGSPSIYEALENVKGVQIITPSLGFKVINTRGFANSTNVRFAQLVDGIDNQAPHLGAPIANALGANDLDIDKIEIIPGTAAALYGMNAINGLANIQTKNPFEYQGIAVQQLTGVNHVGNIDRFSPKVYSQFNLRLAKAFNDKLAFKINASATGGTDWVADDRTDLAPNANASTNLFGADNPAYDEVNGYGNESANRKTLNLNGKNYVVARTGYRETDISDYEIKNYKADFGLYFRPKKDHELALTYKTALINTIYQRSNRFRLDNYTLNQFSADYHTPIFQVKAYATTENTGDSYNMRSLAENMDRAYKSDDKWFADYSAAYKNAVAGGASVADAHRMARTKTDQGRFLPGTDAYEEKKKELIDINNWDIGAALRVKSTLVHGEGLINWDKAFVSFFEKIDAKLLSGVDYRNYIIVPDGNYFINPVHADENLTYQKTGAFTQLAKDFFADKLRLGATIRTDKADYFDAKFTPQFTAVYSPKESLNFRASYQNGYRFPSIFEGFSNVNSGGVKRVGGLRIMSDGIFENSYTKASIDRFQSQVNTDVNTNGLTQAQAIEKNKNTIQKNPYTYLEPEFVKSFEVGFRGMALNRNLFIDADFYYNSYKNFIAQVEASIPNTSDPNLIPTALYSKNTQNRYRLWTNSKSKIYNYGGSLGLKYRFDNTFSALTNLTYTKLDRTDDKDGLEDGFNTPEFNVNGTLIAQNIWKNLGASVTARYQNNFDYVSFLVSGTVPAYWSMDAQVNYAFKKGISAKLGGTNILNKPYTSILGGPSIGGLYYLSLVWETNKF comes from the coding sequence ATGAACCAAAAACTGTATTTACTTTATGTTTTTATAAGCCTAAAAAGTTTTTCTCAAGTTCAAAATTCAAAAACACAGGACAGCATAAAAAAAGAAGAACTAAATGAAATTGTCATTACTGCCTCAAGACGTTCTGAAAAATTAATGCATTCGCCAATAAGCATTGAGCAGTTAAAATCGGCGGAAGCCAAAATAATGGGGTCGCCAAGCATTTATGAGGCGCTAGAAAATGTAAAAGGCGTTCAGATTATTACGCCAAGTTTGGGGTTTAAAGTCATAAATACGAGAGGTTTTGCCAACTCGACCAACGTTAGATTTGCACAATTGGTGGACGGAATCGATAATCAGGCACCGCATTTGGGCGCTCCAATTGCAAATGCTTTGGGCGCAAATGATCTTGATATTGATAAAATCGAAATTATTCCTGGAACTGCTGCCGCTCTTTACGGAATGAACGCCATTAATGGGTTAGCCAATATTCAGACCAAAAATCCGTTCGAGTATCAAGGAATCGCTGTACAGCAGCTTACAGGCGTAAATCATGTTGGAAATATTGATCGGTTTTCACCGAAAGTATATTCGCAGTTTAATTTAAGGCTTGCCAAAGCTTTCAATGACAAATTGGCTTTTAAAATAAATGCGTCTGCAACTGGAGGAACAGATTGGGTTGCCGATGACCGAACAGATCTTGCCCCAAACGCCAACGCTTCGACCAATTTATTTGGAGCTGATAATCCGGCCTACGACGAAGTAAACGGTTACGGAAATGAATCGGCAAACCGAAAAACCTTAAACTTAAATGGTAAAAATTATGTTGTAGCCAGAACGGGTTATCGAGAAACTGATATTTCAGATTATGAAATCAAAAATTACAAAGCAGATTTCGGTCTGTATTTTCGCCCGAAAAAAGATCATGAACTGGCTTTGACTTACAAAACTGCTCTGATCAATACTATTTACCAGCGTTCGAATAGATTTAGATTAGACAATTATACTTTAAATCAATTTTCTGCCGATTATCATACGCCTATTTTTCAGGTGAAAGCTTATGCTACAACTGAAAATACTGGCGACTCGTACAATATGCGTTCTTTGGCAGAAAACATGGATCGCGCTTATAAATCTGATGACAAATGGTTTGCAGATTACAGTGCAGCCTATAAAAATGCCGTGGCAGGCGGAGCAAGCGTTGCCGATGCGCACAGAATGGCTCGAACCAAAACCGATCAAGGAAGATTTTTACCCGGAACAGACGCTTACGAAGAAAAGAAAAAAGAGCTAATCGACATTAATAATTGGGATATCGGGGCGGCTTTGCGCGTAAAATCGACTTTAGTTCATGGCGAAGGGTTAATCAATTGGGACAAAGCTTTTGTTTCTTTCTTCGAAAAAATTGATGCTAAACTGTTAAGCGGTGTCGATTACAGAAATTACATTATTGTTCCAGACGGAAACTATTTTATCAATCCGGTTCATGCCGATGAAAATCTGACGTACCAAAAAACGGGTGCTTTTACGCAATTGGCAAAAGATTTTTTCGCAGACAAATTAAGGTTAGGCGCCACCATCAGAACGGACAAAGCCGATTATTTTGATGCCAAGTTCACCCCTCAGTTTACAGCAGTTTATTCGCCAAAAGAAAGTCTGAATTTTAGGGCGTCTTACCAAAACGGCTATCGCTTTCCGAGCATTTTCGAAGGATTTTCTAATGTAAATTCTGGCGGGGTAAAACGTGTTGGCGGTTTGAGAATCATGTCAGACGGCATTTTTGAGAACTCTTACACAAAAGCTTCTATTGATAGATTTCAATCGCAGGTAAACACAGACGTCAATACAAATGGTTTGACCCAGGCGCAAGCCATCGAAAAAAATAAAAATACGATTCAGAAAAACCCGTACACGTATCTGGAACCTGAATTTGTAAAATCGTTTGAAGTTGGTTTTAGAGGAATGGCGTTAAATAGAAACCTTTTTATAGATGCCGATTTCTATTACAACTCTTATAAAAATTTCATTGCCCAAGTTGAAGCGAGCATTCCAAATACTTCAGATCCAAACTTGATTCCGACTGCTTTATATTCAAAAAACACTCAAAACCGCTATAGACTTTGGACCAATTCAAAAAGTAAAATTTACAATTACGGAGGGAGTTTAGGCTTAAAATATCGTTTTGACAATACTTTCAGCGCTTTAACCAATCTTACTTATACCAAACTAGACCGAACAGACGATAAAGACGGCTTGGAAGACGGTTTCAACACCCCAGAATTCAATGTAAACGGAACGCTGATTGCTCAAAACATTTGGAAAAATCTTGGCGCAAGCGTAACAGCACGCTACCAAAACAATTTTGATTATGTTTCTTTCCTCGTGAGCGGGACTGTTCCCGCATATTGGTCAATGGACGCTCAAGTAAATTATGCTTTCAAAAAAGGCATTTCGGCAAAATTGGGCGGAACCAATATATTGAATAAACCCTACACTTCTATTCTTGGCGGACCATCAATTGGCGGATTGTATTATCTGTCTTTGGTTTGGGAAACTAACAAATTCTAA
- a CDS encoding molybdopterin-dependent oxidoreductase, producing the protein MKTKNYLLIFFIAFSCSMCNSSKKDKEETVSIEKTSETKKHEHATLTAEDSLKLVNHYIEVKGDVEFPLRLTVDSLKKMKVIAIDNLKITGKNGEVKREVKACKGVLLKDILEKAKIKQADHKDRNFYIVERASDDYRATFSWAEVFNNPTGNNAFILFEENGKPIKNGEMIAICKNDIRTGPRHIYWLKSIEVYKVD; encoded by the coding sequence ATGAAAACAAAAAATTACCTTCTTATTTTCTTCATCGCATTTTCTTGTTCAATGTGCAATTCTTCTAAAAAAGACAAAGAGGAAACAGTTTCAATTGAAAAAACTTCGGAAACTAAAAAGCATGAACACGCAACATTAACTGCTGAAGACAGTTTAAAATTAGTCAACCATTACATTGAAGTAAAAGGCGATGTTGAATTTCCGTTAAGACTAACTGTAGATTCTCTTAAAAAAATGAAAGTTATTGCAATTGATAATCTTAAAATAACTGGAAAAAATGGAGAAGTCAAACGAGAAGTTAAAGCCTGTAAAGGAGTCCTTCTGAAAGATATTTTAGAAAAAGCCAAAATCAAGCAAGCTGATCATAAAGACCGAAATTTTTATATTGTCGAAAGAGCTTCAGATGATTACAGAGCAACTTTCTCGTGGGCAGAAGTTTTCAATAATCCAACGGGTAATAATGCATTTATTCTTTTTGAAGAAAACGGAAAACCAATCAAAAATGGAGAAATGATTGCCATTTGCAAAAATGATATTAGAACTGGTCCGCGTCACATATATTGGCTGAAAAGCATCGAAGTTTATAAAGTTGATTAA
- a CDS encoding ABC transporter permease, which yields MSSNFDKFQKRRLISSYFSVVLSVFLVLFLLGVLGLFIINSKQLADDFKEKIAMTVFFKNEANDSIIKAFNTELKRAPFAKSFVYVTKERAAKEHTDIIGEDFLTFLGENPLLNSYDIHLKADYVERDSIVKIESNLRKNAMISDIVYDKQLVNLVNDNIRKVSMWILIISGFLTVIAVLLINSSLRLSIHSNRFIIKTMQMVGATKAFIRKPFVMRSVKLGMLGAGLAIIALIALLLYVDTNFPGLGILEDKLLTGLVLVAVFGLGVLITWVSTHFATQRFLNLRTDDLY from the coding sequence ATGAGTTCTAACTTTGATAAATTTCAAAAACGCAGGTTAATTTCCTCTTATTTTTCGGTAGTATTAAGTGTATTCTTGGTTTTATTCCTTTTGGGAGTACTGGGATTATTCATTATAAATTCTAAACAATTGGCAGACGATTTTAAAGAAAAAATCGCCATGACAGTTTTCTTCAAAAATGAAGCTAACGATAGTATTATCAAAGCATTTAACACAGAACTTAAAAGAGCTCCTTTTGCTAAATCTTTTGTTTATGTAACCAAAGAAAGAGCAGCAAAGGAACACACTGATATTATCGGAGAAGATTTCTTAACCTTTTTGGGAGAAAATCCGTTATTGAATTCATACGACATTCACTTAAAAGCTGACTATGTAGAAAGGGACAGCATCGTTAAGATCGAAAGCAACCTTCGTAAAAATGCTATGATTTCAGATATTGTTTACGACAAACAATTGGTAAATCTTGTAAATGACAACATCAGAAAAGTTAGTATGTGGATTTTGATCATCAGCGGTTTCTTGACCGTAATTGCAGTTTTATTAATCAATAGTTCGCTTCGTTTGTCTATACATTCCAATCGTTTTATTATTAAAACCATGCAGATGGTTGGAGCTACAAAAGCCTTTATCCGTAAACCTTTTGTAATGAGAAGCGTAAAACTTGGAATGCTGGGTGCGGGTCTTGCCATTATTGCTTTGATTGCACTTTTATTATATGTAGACACTAATTTCCCTGGTTTAGGAATTCTAGAAGACAAACTTTTAACTGGTTTGGTTTTAGTTGCCGTTTTCGGATTAGGAGTTTTAATTACTTGGGTAAGCACGCATTTTGCAACACAGCGTTTCTTGAATTTAAGAACTGACGATCTTTATTAA
- a CDS encoding DUF3098 domain-containing protein produces MKNNNNKEEQQVQKQEFLFDAINYKILLIGIAVIALGFILMSGGGSKDPNVFNEDIFNFRRIRLAPTTVLIGFGITIYSIFKKSK; encoded by the coding sequence ATGAAAAACAACAACAATAAAGAAGAACAGCAAGTTCAAAAACAGGAATTCCTTTTTGACGCCATTAATTACAAAATCTTATTAATCGGAATTGCGGTTATAGCACTTGGATTTATATTAATGTCGGGCGGAGGAAGTAAAGACCCAAATGTTTTTAATGAAGACATTTTTAACTTTAGACGTATTCGTTTAGCGCCAACAACTGTTTTAATCGGTTTTGGAATCACGATTTATTCTATCTTCAAAAAATCTAAATAA
- a CDS encoding undecaprenyl-diphosphate phosphatase: MNTLQAIVLAIIEGITEFLPVSSTGHMIIASSFFGIAHDDFTKLFTIVIQLGAILSVVILYFKRFFQTLDFYFKLLVAFIPAAILGLLLSDFIDSLLENPVTVAISLLIGGLILLKVDEWFNKPNDPEVSTEITYAKAFKIGLFQCLAMIPGVSRSGASIVGGMAQKLTRTSAAEFSFFLAVPTMLGATAKKCYDYYKAGFELSHDQINMLVIGNIVAFIVALLAIKTFIGFLTKNGFKVFGYYRIIAGIILLLIHFFIHPLTII; the protein is encoded by the coding sequence ATGAATACATTACAAGCTATCGTTCTTGCCATTATTGAAGGAATAACAGAATTTTTACCTGTTTCTTCAACAGGACATATGATTATTGCTTCTTCTTTTTTCGGAATCGCTCACGACGATTTCACTAAACTTTTTACCATTGTAATTCAGCTTGGCGCGATCCTTTCAGTTGTAATATTGTACTTCAAACGTTTCTTCCAAACTTTAGATTTCTATTTTAAACTTTTAGTTGCTTTTATTCCTGCCGCTATTTTAGGCTTGCTTTTAAGTGATTTTATTGACAGTTTATTAGAAAACCCGGTTACAGTTGCAATTTCGCTTTTAATTGGAGGTCTAATTTTATTAAAAGTAGATGAATGGTTTAACAAACCAAATGATCCGGAAGTTTCGACTGAAATTACATATGCCAAAGCTTTCAAAATTGGTTTGTTTCAATGTCTTGCCATGATTCCTGGAGTCTCTCGAAGCGGCGCAAGTATTGTTGGGGGTATGGCTCAAAAACTGACTAGAACTTCTGCTGCAGAATTTTCATTTTTCTTAGCGGTTCCTACAATGTTGGGCGCAACTGCAAAAAAATGTTATGACTACTACAAAGCAGGTTTTGAGTTGTCTCATGATCAAATCAATATGCTTGTTATCGGTAATATTGTTGCTTTTATTGTAGCATTATTAGCTATAAAAACTTTCATCGGATTTTTGACTAAAAACGGATTTAAGGTTTTTGGTTATTACCGAATCATCGCTGGAATCATTTTATTATTGATTCACTTTTTCATTCATCCGCTTACTATAATATAA
- the truB gene encoding tRNA pseudouridine(55) synthase TruB: protein MTPEEYLEGQVLLIDKPLKWSSFQAVNKLKYLLINKVGLPKKFKIGHAGTLDPLATGLLLICTGKFTKKISELQGQAKEYTGTFYIGATTPSYDLETEIDQTFPTEHIDEALIYETVKQFLGEIDQKPPIFSAIKKDGVRLYEHARAGESIEIESRKTTIHEFEITRIALPEVDFRVVCSKGTYIRSLAYDYGKAMNSGSHLTVLRRTKIGDYDVKNAIDITLFEEELLKK from the coding sequence ATGACACCCGAAGAATATTTAGAAGGGCAGGTTTTATTGATTGACAAACCTTTAAAATGGAGCTCATTTCAAGCTGTCAACAAACTAAAATACCTTTTAATTAATAAAGTCGGACTTCCTAAAAAGTTCAAAATTGGCCATGCAGGAACTTTAGATCCTCTGGCAACAGGCCTTTTATTAATCTGCACAGGAAAGTTCACCAAAAAAATTTCTGAACTTCAAGGTCAGGCAAAAGAATATACGGGAACATTTTATATCGGAGCCACTACTCCATCGTACGATCTGGAAACCGAAATCGACCAGACTTTTCCAACAGAACATATTGATGAAGCTCTGATTTACGAAACGGTAAAACAGTTCTTAGGAGAAATCGACCAAAAACCGCCAATTTTCTCTGCCATAAAAAAAGATGGCGTTCGTTTGTACGAACACGCGCGCGCAGGAGAATCTATAGAAATTGAGAGCAGAAAAACTACTATACACGAATTTGAAATTACTAGAATTGCTCTTCCAGAAGTAGATTTTAGAGTAGTTTGTTCCAAAGGAACTTACATTCGTTCTCTTGCTTACGATTATGGAAAAGCTATGAATTCTGGTTCGCATCTAACCGTTTTACGCCGAACAAAAATTGGCGATTACGATGTAAAAAATGCAATTGATATTACTTTATTTGAAGAAGAACTCCTGAAAAAATAA